CTAAGTAAATCACCATCACAAACAATTCATATCCATGTTCTTCGTAACACCATCACTGCAAATCCAGAAAATGTTGAGTACATGTTAAAAACAAGGTTTGATAATTACCCTAAAGGTAAAACTTTCTCtaccatcttacatgatttattaGGCCGTGGTATTtttaatgtagatggtgataCTTGGAAGTTTCAACGTAAAATGGCTAGTCTTGAACTTGGTTCGGTTTCTATTCGGTCTTATGCTTTCGATATTGTAACCAGAGAGATTCATGATCGTCTGATTCCATTATTACACAAGAACAGCAACACTGTGTTGGATTTGCAAGATGTACTGAGAAGATTTGCTTTTGATAATATCTGTCGGTTTTCATTCGGGTTAGATCCGGGTTGTCTTGAATTAGACATGCCCATGTCTGAATTTGCTGTTGCTTTTGATTTATCATCCAAATTATCAGCGGAGAGAGCTATATGTGTATCACCATTGATATGGAAAGTCAAGAGGTTGCTGAATATTGGGTCTGAGAAGGAATTGAGAGGAGCCATTAAAATGGTTAATCTTCTAGCTGATGAAGTTATTAAGCAGAGGAGAAAATTGGGTTTTTCATCAAACCAAGACTTGCTATCAAGATTCATGGGTACGGTCAACGACGACACGTATTTAAGAGACATTGTCATCAGTTTTGTTTTAGCCGGAAGGGATACGGTCGCCGCCGCGTTGACTAGTTTCTTTTGGTTGTTATCAAATCATAAGGAAATTGAGTCGAGGATACTGGAAGAGTCGAATCGGGTTATGGGTACGGATCAAGAGTTGAAACCGAGTTATGAACAAACAAGAGAAATGCCTTACTTACAAGCTTGTTTATATGAGAGCATGAGACTTTATCCACCAGTACAGTTTGATTCTAAGTTTGCTCTTGGAGATGATGTGTTTCCTGATGGTACGTTTATCCGGAAAGGTACACGGGTAACGTATCACCCGTATGCGATGGGTCGGATGGAACAAGTTTGGGGTTCGGATTGTCTCGAGTACAAACCGGAAAGATGGCTTCAAAAGGGTTTGTTCTCGCCAGAAAGTCTGTTTAAGTACCCGGTATTTCAAGGGGGAGTAAGGGTTTGTTTAGGAAAAGAAATGGCATTAGTTGAAATGAAAAATGTTGCTCTTTCTTTGATCAGAAGGTTTAAAATCATAGCAACTGATGAATCGTTAAAGAAACCGAAATTTGCCCCGGGGTTAACGGCGACAGTTAACGGAGGTTTTCCGGTTATGGTTAGCAAAAGATGACCCGTTTTATGATATGAGTCGGGTCGGGTTTGTGTAGGATCATGATACCCACTAGCGAGCATGTTAGCAATTTTTAGAgtaaaaagaatatatatatttaCAGATAAAAATAGATGTATTAGGAGAGACCGTCGTGGGGACCCAAAGGCATCCCTTGTTTTTTCTTTGGGTTGGTCTCTCGGGCTGTTTCTCCATGGAGAAATCTCTTTTAAGTTTTTTCGGGTGTGCCTAAAATCATTTAATGTCTAAGATTGGATCTTATGGAGATGTCCAGGTTCTTCCCAAAATAAAAAACAGTCGTCTAAACCCTCTCTTTCCGTTAGCCTTCCCTGATGTATGGGAATCCTAGCGGGAAAACTTGGAAAACGGACAATGATTAACCGTTCTCAAAAAGCGTAAAATGCATTGTCATTAATCGTTCTACAACAAAAAACCGGTCAATGGTTATCCGTTCTTTTAAAACGGCTGCTTATTATCCGTTTTTAAAGAAACTTTTCCTTCTTCCAAAGGCTAATGAACGTGTGTAGGTCAAATAAAGTTTCAACATTCAACCTCTCTCTAACCAATTCATATCGGTTTCTCATCTTCTCCTTCAATACATACCAAAATATGTTTAATTCAAACATCTTCTTCATCGAAAGATTTGAATGGGTTTCATTAAATCCGTGAAGTTTACGCAAAAGACATATCATTCAAGGTTTAGCATTGATTTTACAATCTGGGTAGTAATCAGAATCGTGAGCCAGTGAATGTATAAAATTGTATTTGAAGATTATCATGATCTAGTGATTGAGAATCCATCTCCTTTTGCTTGTTCTAGTCGGTTTCTGAGTGATTTAACATTATTAATTGAAACTAAAAAAGGTTCCTATTTTTATCTCCCAAGAGATCGATGGGATAAAGAATTGGCTAAATAACAGAGACTGGGCGAATTCAAATTGGAAAGTTCTGTTGATGTTTGGATTTGAAATTGGATCGAATTTTTTGTTCTTGAGTAATCTTGTTTTGAAAAGGGGAGAATTTTATTTCATTGATTCTTTACTGTTTATGCCATAACGGGACTATCCGGTCTGAAGAGAACAGTTGATGCCTTTACGTTATTTTTGCTTAAAACGGCCAACCATTAACCGTTCCTTGATTTCCCAGGGAATTGCCACTAGGACTAGGCCTTTTCCAGGCTGATATGTAAAGTCATTTGGAAAGATTTTGGACATATCCATAAAATCCGCTCTAGCACGAGCTATCTAAAAAAGGCAAATGGTGATAATTTGCTTTTTTAATGAAATCCGACACCCAAGAGGTGAATGCTAGGGACGGGTATGAGAAGGGGCTAACTAAGCCTATAGCCCATCCCTATTTCTGGGCAAATATTATTTTTGTGTTAAACTTTTTTGAAATTTTAGTGTTTCCCCATTCATATTAAGTATTCCAActcactcatatatatatatagctcatTTACTATTAATTTTAATACAACATAACTCCGACCCATGAAATCATTCATACATCGAAGAAAACGggttttatgggattaaaaatggacatgtccaaGACATTTAATAGAGCTGAATGAATTTTTAATTCAaataataactaaactaggaTTTAGTAAAAAATGATGTGACTTGGTATACTAGTGTGCTTCAAGGACCTAGCTTTCTGTTTTGCTAAATGGGTCTCTGACAAACTTCTTCAAACCTACTAGGGGTTTGAGACAGAAAAACCCGATTTCTCCTAACATATCCTTGTTTTGTATATCAGTGCTTTCCCGAACAATCACTTATGCAGAAAAATCACGTCTGATAACAAGTGTATATTAAAATTGAAGACCAAACATTTTCAGTAAGTCATTTACTATTCGTAGACGTCTGTCTCTTTTTATGTCATAATCTAATAAAATTGTTTACAGAATTTTGTAAGGCTTCGGGCCAACTTATTAACCTAAATAAATCTGGGGTCTTTTTCATCCCCAAAACAAAAAGTTTCATAAGATCTAGAGTTAAAGAAGATCTTAGGAGTCATTACAATTCCTCTAAATGATAAGTATCTAAGGTTACCTCTTTTCACCAATAGATAAAAAGTCACATGTTTTGAACTATCGTTTGAAAAACTGAAAAATATATAGGATGCGTGGTTAAAAAGGAGCTCATCTTAACACAACAGGGAAGACTATTATGAAAAATAATGTCACAACTTCATTATATGTTTATCGTATGAACTCTTTAAGGTACTGGAAAGTTGTGTAATAACATAACAAAATTTCAGAAGGATCATCGATGGGGAAAAATGAAAAAGAGGTTAATCATAAAGGTAAAAGGGGCGTTTGTCTTAAAAACTGGGATTTAATCCCTTGAGGAAGGAGGATTAGGAATCAAAATGTTCAAAACTTTACTGTAGGTATGATAGTTAATATGAGTTGGAGATTTAAAGAGAAAATTGATTCTCTATGTTCCTTCATGCTCAAATCTAAATACTACGTACCCTGACTGTGATACTCGTCTTCACATAAAAActattccaaaaagaaaagatagttggatttgaaaaagttttttaaCTGGAATCTACCAAATAAGGAAATATTGTTCTGCGATATATGAAAGATTAAGAAATTAATAATTTCTTCTGAAAACATGGAAGACAAAGTTCTTTGGACACTAACTTGAAAAGGTAAATTTTAGTTAACTCCTtgtataacaagataaacttAACTAGAACCACAAACAAGAAATGGAACAAAATAGAGTATGAAAACAACTCCATCTGTCAAAATCTTTATTTGGAAAGAAGCCGATGTTATTCTTCCATATAGAATGAGAATAGCAACAATTATACTGGGTGTAGATACTACTTGTGAATTCTACAATGAGAGGAAAGAGACTCTAACTCACCTTACCTTGGATCGTAAttgaaaggagagggtaccaactgcactaccaactttttcattcggcaaattttatggaaaaaatccaatacaattgcaagtataccaacttaatgatccttgacaatatatttataaagtttatatctttatttcttctcaatcagaaagtctagacaAAAGAGTCCATGAACCTGAATGTTTTgaagagtacttggatgatttTAAAAATTAATATCCAACATCTGTCTAGTTGTGTTCAAATAATTGAATCCTAATTCTTCCAAGTATGAAaatttttatctatctttcaagatatgaattctacaagaacgactctcataatcgatcacaattaaaaAGGAATTATTTACTGGAATTGAATACGTGCTACTTGTGCTATTCCTAGTATAAAGATAAACGATATATTGCGGAAGAGGAAAACACacaagacaccaaaattttgttaacgaggaaaactacacctgctgaaaaacccgggaccttgccAGATGTGAACATTGAACTATATTAAATCGCTGCACATACTAGCATACCATCATACTTCGGACTGGGATGTAGTTGAAACCGAATTCACCCTCAAAGCAATCAAGCTACAgtcatgctccttacgtctcttgaacctcacaatgctctacgcaattgattctcttagctaaCGTCCTTTAAACCGATCAATTAAAAAAAGttttagatatttatcttgaggcATCACAAAGTATGAGAAAAAGAGGACTTTGTGATTTCCATCTATCTCCTTCTtgaaagagattactaaaacTTCGATAACATAATGAACACGATCAGGACGAACCATCAAGGAAAAGATAGTCGGaccggcttcacgaatccctacgTGAAGTTGTTTAGGCGTAGACCTAATTTTAATTCTCAGAGGAAACATAGATTAATGGAGGACGACTGTAGCAAACAACTAAGATATAGAAGTATCAGGGATTGAATTTACTAATTATTTAAGTCTCTCTATTTAAAGATTTTCAAGAATGATGGTTTCTTAGAATTCCATCCAAAATAACTTTGGATTCAAGAaaacattatatatatatatgaaactcttaCTAGGAGTCCATGTAAGTATGTGAGAAATTTttcttgaaatcacatagaagaatatacactatagTCCGGGTACAGGAACCGTGTATAACAATGATAGTTGTTGGAAAACATTCCTTTCAAAGTTGTAAGCAATatcgtgttcatttaaacacttaatatTTGGATCATGataaatgctaaacatatttaaggAAATGGTCTATAGGCATCTGCATTATTTGTACTGGGTAGGGATGCAAAAATGTATGCATACCTATGGACAGTTCGTGAATTAAGGGACCAGAAGTACGTacactaggtatgcataccggttgGTTTTCGTGAACTCAGATCATTTACAGTACACATACTAGGTACGTATATTGTACCCATTCACGAATCCAGAACCTTTAAGCATACTAGGTACGTGTACCTACCTAAATTTTGGAACCTCGGATATCTATCGTATGCTACTAGGTATATGTACTTACCCAAAGTCCATATTTCAATAAGTTCTTGaaactctcttttgatgttttgaaACATCCCCAGAAATCATGGATATAAAATATTATTGCTTGGAAAATTTTCAAACCATATGACATAAATAtggttcttgaacaataaattggttCGAACTAAGATTTTTAGGGACATGTGAACATCCATTTCGTgtatcatatttcgagatgttcaagaagacaaacttaactcgaaatttcttctttgcaatattaagcCTAGTAAAAGtcgtacgacatagtctcatatagataTAATGGTAATTCgcgtgagtaaataggatggttcagtcttcacatacctcttgttgatgaagttctcaaaatgtcttcgtttgatcttaAATGTTTGTTATTAAGTGATGTCTGATCCTCAACTACCAACCTCTAAA
This portion of the Papaver somniferum cultivar HN1 chromosome 11, ASM357369v1, whole genome shotgun sequence genome encodes:
- the LOC113322585 gene encoding cytochrome P450 94C1-like produces the protein MDIDSFQKLFCLIFFSFTVLFFCFSVLLLFLRQNYWCNCEICDTYLSSSWSKDFTNICDWYTYLLSKSPSQTIHIHVLRNTITANPENVEYMLKTRFDNYPKGKTFSTILHDLLGRGIFNVDGDTWKFQRKMASLELGSVSIRSYAFDIVTREIHDRLIPLLHKNSNTVLDLQDVLRRFAFDNICRFSFGLDPGCLELDMPMSEFAVAFDLSSKLSAERAICVSPLIWKVKRLLNIGSEKELRGAIKMVNLLADEVIKQRRKLGFSSNQDLLSRFMGTVNDDTYLRDIVISFVLAGRDTVAAALTSFFWLLSNHKEIESRILEESNRVMGTDQELKPSYEQTREMPYLQACLYESMRLYPPVQFDSKFALGDDVFPDGTFIRKGTRVTYHPYAMGRMEQVWGSDCLEYKPERWLQKGLFSPESLFKYPVFQGGVRVCLGKEMALVEMKNVALSLIRRFKIIATDESLKKPKFAPGLTATVNGGFPVMVSKR